One region of Triticum aestivum cultivar Chinese Spring chromosome 6B, IWGSC CS RefSeq v2.1, whole genome shotgun sequence genomic DNA includes:
- the LOC123139947 gene encoding uncharacterized protein, with protein MERGSEMRPVHNSVDTVNAAAAAIVTAGSRRQPTVEPRRKWTDWLSAYFCFGAQKNDRRISHAILVPESASQRIDAPAPEIPNHPPPQVFPFVAPPSSPASFLQSGSASIIQSPMGPPSFSPRSPNSPSPTGPPSIFAIGPYAHETQVVSPPIFSAFTTEPSTAPFTPPPESVHLTTPSSPEVPYAKLLTSLNSSKNGERGELHSYHMYPESPIGRLISPSSACSGTCSPFPDPELQTSSHSTFPSFPVREPPKILDGEGIATQKLIPRHMRNGGSLLDGHITAAVPVVDFSARLQNNDHAMDHRVSFELTVEDVARCLEKKTAGESAASSFHLPSSNTGDHSRESNETRAGLYVDETYHDLPEKARRSLSLRLAKEFKFSNVEAPHVEETGALGSDWWANEKVAAITTEPRKSWSFRPVAQPGVS; from the coding sequence AGAAGGAAATGGACTGATTGGTTGAGCGCATACTTCTGCTTTGGAGCTCAAAAGAATGATCGACGCATCAGCCATGCAATCCTTGTCCCAGAATCTGCATCTCAGAGGATAGATGCACCGGCACCAGAAATTCCAAATCATCCACCTCCCCAGGTCTTCCCCTTTGTCGCACCTCCATCATCGCCCGCCTCTTTCCTCCAATCAGGATCTGCATCTATTATACAATCACCAATGGGCCCTCCATCTTTTTCGCCTCGCTCGCCAAACTCTCCGTCACCCACAGGTCCTCCATCCATCTTTGCTATTGggccatatgcacatgagacacaGGTAGTCTCCCCTCCAATCTTCTCAGCCTTCACAACTGAACCTTCAACAGCTCCTTTCACTCCCCCACCAGAGTCTGTTCATCTGACAACCCCTTCCTCGCCTGAGGTGCCATATGCAAAGCTTCTGACTTCACTCAACAGCAGCAAGAATGGGGAAAGGGGTGAACTCCACTCATACCATATGTACCCTGAGAGCCCAATAGGGCGTCTCATATCTCCAAGCTCTGCTTGTTCTGGCACCTGCTCCCCATTCCCTGACCCTGAGCTGCAGACTTCCTCACACAGCACTTTCCCCTCCTTCCCAGTTCGTGAGCCCCCAAAGATCCTGGATGGCGAGGGCATTGCTACACAGAAGTTGATACCTCGCCATATGAGGAATGGCGGCTCCCTTTTGGATGGCCACATTACAGCAGCTGTACCGGTCGTGGACTTCTCTGCAAGACTTCAAAACAATGATCATGCTATGGATCACCGGGTCTCATTCGAGCTGACAGTAGAGGATGTCGCCCGCTGCCTGGAGAAGAAGACCGCTGGAGAATCTGCTGCATCATCTTTCCACCTGCCATCCAGCAATACTGGGGATCACTCGAGAGAATCCAATGAAACAAGGGCAGGGCTGTACGTTGATGAAACATACCATGACCTGCCTGAGAAAGCACGGCGCTCCCTGTCCCTCCGTCTGGCCAAAGAGTTCAAGTTCAGCAATGTCGAGGCCCCTCATGTGGAGGAGACGGGCGcgctcgggtccgactggtgggcCAACGAGAAGGTGGCCGCGATCACTACGGAGCCAAGGAAGAGCTGGTCCTTCCGCCCAGTGGCGCAGCCGGGGGTCAGCTAA